GCCTGATCAAGGTGAAGTACTAGCGGTTGGCCCAGGCAAGCGTGATGACAGTGGCAAATTAAATGCACCAGACGTCAAAGTTGGTGATCGCGTGTTGTTTGGTAAGTATGCTGGCCAAACTGTAAAAGTCGACAACGAAGAACTCATCGTGATGCGTGAAGACGACATCATGGCTGTTGTTCAGAAGTAATTTCGGTATTTAAGAGAGGAACCTAATCATGGCAGCAAAAGACGTTGTATTTGGAGATAACGCTCGCACCAAGATGGTCGAGGGCGTCAATATTCTTGCGAACGCAGTAAAAACAACTCTCGGACCAAAAGGTCGTAACGTTGTTATCGAGCGTTCATTTGGTGGGCCAACTGTTACTAAAGACGGTGTGTCTGTAGCAAAAGAAATCGAACTCAAAGATAAGTTGCAAAACATGGGCGCACAGATGGTTAAGGAAGTTGCTTCCAAGACTGCTGATATCGCTGGTGACGGTACAACTACCGCTACTGTTTTGGCGCAATCCATTGTTCGGGAAGGTATGAAGTATGTTGTGTCTGGTCACAACCCAATGGACCTCAAGCGCGGTATCGATAAGGCAGTAACTGCTGCAATCGGCGAACTCGCCAAGATCAGCAAGCCTTGTACTACTACTAAGGAAATCGCCCAAGTAGGTTCTATTTCTGCTAACAGCGATCACAGTATTGGTCAGCGCATTGCGGAAGCGATGGAAAAAGTTGGTAAAGAAGGTGTGATTACTGTTGAAGACGGTAAGTCTTTGGATGATGAATTGGAAGTAGTAGAAGGTATGCAGTTTGATCGTGGCTACCTCTCTCCATATTTCATTAACCAGCCTGAAAAACAAGTTGCTGTATTGGACAACCCATACGTACTCTTGTTTGATAAGAAGATCGCTAACATCCGTGATTTGCTCCCAGTTCTTGAGCAGGTTGCCAAGTCTGGTCGTCCATTACTAATCATTGCTGAAGATGTTGAAGGCGAAGCCTTGGCAACTTTGGTTGTGAACAATATCCGCGGCATTATCAAAACTTGTGCTGTTAAGGCTCCAGGCTTTGGTGATCGTCGTAAGGCAATGCTCGAAGACATCGCAATCTTGACTGGCGGTACTGTAATTGCTGAAGAGATCGGCCTCACACTCGAGAAAACTACTCTTGAGCACTTAGGTCAAGCTAAGCGTATCGAAGTTGGCAAAGAAAATACCATCATCATTGATGGCGCTGGTGATGCTAAGGCAATCGAAGCACGCGTAAAGAATATTCGTGTGCAGATTGAAGAGGCTACCAGTGACTACGACAAAGAAAAATTGCAAGAGCGTGTTGCCAAGTTGGCGGGCGGTGTTGCGGTGATTCGTGTTGGTGCTGCTACTGAAGTTGAAATGAAAGAGAAGAAAGCTCGTGTTGATGATGCATTGCATGCAACTCGCGCAGCTGTGGAAGAAGGTATTGTTCCTGGCGGTGGTGTCGCATTGATTCGTGCAATGCAGGGTATCAAGGGCTTGAAAGGCGATAACGCTGATCAAGACGCTGGTATCAGCATCGTATTACGCGCTATGCAAGAGCCGCTCCGTACTATCGTGAGCAACGCTGGTGAAGATGCTGGCGTGGTTGTTAATGCCGTGCAAGAGAGCAAAGGCAATAACGGTTATAACGCAGCTTCTGGTGAATACGGTGATCTCGTAGCTCAGGGTGTTATTGACCCAACTAAGGTTACAAAAACTGCATTGGTGAACGCTGCATCTGTTGCTGGCTTGTTATTGACAACCGATTGCGCAATCTCTGAAGCGCCAAAAGAAGAATCTGCTGGCGGTGGTATGCCTGATATGGGTGGTATGGGCGGCATGGGTGGTATGGGCGGCATGATGTAATTGCCTTACCATTCTGCAACTTATCCGCAGAAGTAAAGAAGCACAGACGCCTGGTTCATCGCCAGGCGTTTTTTTTATTTCTTTTTGATTACGCACTAACTAAATACCCGTATGATTCGAAAAGAAGCATGTTGCACCGTAGTGGATCATTTAGCTTTAAATATCCGTGGTTGATCTTTTAATAATAAGTAAATCACAAGTTGATTTATATAAATAGGAGATAAGCAATGAGCGAAGGCACAAGCATCTTAAAGTCGAAGTGGGTTCAGCTTGCTTTAGGCGTGGTTTGTATGATGTCGATTTCAAGTCCACAGTATGTCTGGGCTTTATTCACAAAACCCATCATGGGTCAGTTGGGCGTAACGCTCACTGAGCTTCAAGTTACATTTTCTATCTTGATTGTTTTGCAAACTTTCTTCTCTCCATTCCAGGGGTATTTGGTAGATAAGTTTGGACCTCGTTTGTTGTTGTCTATCGGTACGATATTGACGGGATTGAGTTGGGTGCTATCCGCAAACTTAACTACCGTTTCTAATCTATACATTACTTATGGTGTACTAGGCGGTCTTGGCACAGGCATTGTCTACATCGGTGTAGTTGGTTTGATGGTGCGTTGGTTCCCGAATAATCGTGGCTTTGCTGTGGGCATGGTTGCAGCTGGTTATGGAATCGGTGCATTGTTAACTACATTCCCAATCTCCACCAGCCTTGCTGAATCAGGTTTGCAGGGCACTCTAACCTTCTTTGGTTATTTGATTGGGGTTGTGGGATTGCTGGCTGCACAAGGAATTCGTGTACCACACGCTAGCCATGTTCAAGCCGCAGACCAAATTGCAGCGACATCAGGCGTAGCTCCTAAAACAATGTTAAAGACCCCTATTTTCTGGCTCATGTTCTTAATGATGTCGATGATGTCGACATCAGGTCTGATGGTGATTTCACAAATGGGTGCGTTCGCAAAAGATTTTGGCATTACTTCTGCGACCGTATTTGGTATGGCCGCACTAC
This DNA window, taken from Polynucleobacter sp. MWH-UH25E, encodes the following:
- a CDS encoding co-chaperone GroES; translation: MNLRPLHDRVIIKRLDQESKTASGIIIPDAAAEKPDQGEVLAVGPGKRDDSGKLNAPDVKVGDRVLFGKYAGQTVKVDNEELIVMREDDIMAVVQK
- the groL gene encoding chaperonin GroEL (60 kDa chaperone family; promotes refolding of misfolded polypeptides especially under stressful conditions; forms two stacked rings of heptamers to form a barrel-shaped 14mer; ends can be capped by GroES; misfolded proteins enter the barrel where they are refolded when GroES binds), which codes for MAAKDVVFGDNARTKMVEGVNILANAVKTTLGPKGRNVVIERSFGGPTVTKDGVSVAKEIELKDKLQNMGAQMVKEVASKTADIAGDGTTTATVLAQSIVREGMKYVVSGHNPMDLKRGIDKAVTAAIGELAKISKPCTTTKEIAQVGSISANSDHSIGQRIAEAMEKVGKEGVITVEDGKSLDDELEVVEGMQFDRGYLSPYFINQPEKQVAVLDNPYVLLFDKKIANIRDLLPVLEQVAKSGRPLLIIAEDVEGEALATLVVNNIRGIIKTCAVKAPGFGDRRKAMLEDIAILTGGTVIAEEIGLTLEKTTLEHLGQAKRIEVGKENTIIIDGAGDAKAIEARVKNIRVQIEEATSDYDKEKLQERVAKLAGGVAVIRVGAATEVEMKEKKARVDDALHATRAAVEEGIVPGGGVALIRAMQGIKGLKGDNADQDAGISIVLRAMQEPLRTIVSNAGEDAGVVVNAVQESKGNNGYNAASGEYGDLVAQGVIDPTKVTKTALVNAASVAGLLLTTDCAISEAPKEESAGGGMPDMGGMGGMGGMGGMM
- the oxlT gene encoding oxalate/formate MFS antiporter translates to MSEGTSILKSKWVQLALGVVCMMSISSPQYVWALFTKPIMGQLGVTLTELQVTFSILIVLQTFFSPFQGYLVDKFGPRLLLSIGTILTGLSWVLSANLTTVSNLYITYGVLGGLGTGIVYIGVVGLMVRWFPNNRGFAVGMVAAGYGIGALLTTFPISTSLAESGLQGTLTFFGYLIGVVGLLAAQGIRVPHASHVQAADQIAATSGVAPKTMLKTPIFWLMFLMMSMMSTSGLMVISQMGAFAKDFGITSATVFGMAALPLALTIDRVTNGLTRPFFGWVSDKLGREYTMTIAFGLEAIAMFLWVMTRSDPVMFVLLSGIVFFGWGEIFSLFPSTLTDTFGQKHATTNYGFLYMAQGVGSIIGGPIAAYIHGVADSWIPVFAIMIALDATAAILAFFVLRPMRAKYMQARAA